The following coding sequences lie in one Borreliella spielmanii genomic window:
- a CDS encoding BB_0345 family helix-turn-helix protein has protein sequence MEENDFIKFGSYLRKVRNGKNLTLEMVADDIKISIKYLKALEDSNIEIFPNEVLAVGFLRTYSEYLDIDSKLISTLFKDYKRKLNSSYIGIRFEDKISNSGFLSDNKVPSDKKMLFFSLDSLSMLRILLGIVGVILLLFMLFAFKEVEVYFKKFFKISQDEKIISNIHEVSFDKKNFWNVSLKEGDFLSLTCGDNVAKYRTSFISDDLVIVDESKKNKNIFNLGEFKEINLDDNLRVKIIYENYYYDKLKIAHVSLESFALNVKYVSETNIDNRFNILNWQFDVKGTEKLPSSNYLTLYSSQKLSNVDLKIDFLNDTFFRYADENNLHGKSFFASKGIPINLAFEKSLILFFSRLSDVNIILNDRDITPFLKEQGKEIFAVQFFWVKTPSGFDLKVSEVY, from the coding sequence ATGGAAGAAAATGATTTTATTAAATTTGGGAGTTATTTGAGAAAAGTTAGAAATGGTAAAAATTTGACTCTTGAAATGGTAGCTGATGATATTAAAATTTCTATTAAGTACCTTAAAGCTCTTGAAGATTCTAATATTGAAATTTTTCCAAATGAAGTTTTGGCTGTTGGATTTTTAAGAACTTATAGCGAATATTTAGATATTGATTCTAAATTAATATCAACACTTTTTAAGGACTATAAAAGAAAACTTAATAGTAGTTACATTGGGATTAGATTTGAAGATAAAATTTCAAATTCAGGGTTTTTAAGCGATAATAAAGTTCCTTCGGACAAAAAAATGTTGTTTTTTAGTTTAGATTCTTTAAGTATGTTAAGAATCCTGTTAGGAATTGTTGGTGTTATTTTGCTATTATTTATGCTATTTGCTTTTAAGGAAGTGGAAGTTTATTTTAAAAAATTTTTTAAGATTAGTCAGGATGAGAAGATAATTTCAAATATTCATGAAGTGTCTTTTGATAAAAAGAATTTTTGGAATGTTTCTCTTAAAGAGGGGGATTTTTTATCTTTAACGTGTGGTGATAATGTCGCAAAATATAGAACATCGTTTATTAGTGATGATTTAGTTATTGTTGATGAGTCTAAAAAAAATAAAAATATTTTTAATTTAGGAGAGTTTAAAGAGATAAATCTTGATGATAATCTGAGAGTTAAAATTATTTATGAGAATTATTATTATGATAAGTTAAAAATAGCCCATGTAAGTTTAGAGTCTTTTGCTTTAAATGTTAAATATGTATCTGAGACTAATATTGACAATAGATTTAATATTTTAAATTGGCAGTTTGATGTTAAGGGAACTGAAAAATTACCAAGTAGTAATTATCTTACTCTATATTCTTCTCAAAAACTTTCAAATGTTGATTTAAAAATTGATTTTTTAAATGATACATTTTTTAGATATGCTGATGAAAACAATCTTCATGGCAAATCTTTTTTTGCGTCCAAAGGTATTCCTATTAATTTAGCTTTTGAAAAATCTTTAATATTATTCTTTTCAAGACTTTCTGATGTTAATATTATTCTCAATGACAGAGACATTACTCCTTTTTTAAAAGAGCAGGGAAAAGAAATTTTTGCTGTCCAATTTTTTTGGGTAAAGACACCCTCAGGGTTTGATCTTAAGGTTTCTGAAGTTTATTAG
- a CDS encoding S41 family peptidase — protein MKNKFLICVYFLLTLGISSLVIVESIFAFDESNNKLSRSSYEQMMIQAFEFVKENYVDPVSDEVIFEGALKGIFQALGDPYSQYLTKKDLEEISKTTVGDYVGIGISIIKKMHSQDKQDKTKDLDPNSACVSIVTPFEGGPAYKAGIKSGDCITAVDGKSVFSMEVDQVVDLLKGKEGTKVKVSILRGKNLTLDFELTREKIEIQTIKYDVINSDIGYIRIVSFNPHTSADFSKALDNLKNRNIKSLILDLRLNTGGYFQAAIKMADDILSKGTIVSTRSRNSTKPIDYKASSKQILSSDIKIVALIDRASASASEVFVGALKDNKRAYIIGEKSYGKGLIQHVVPFYTGGFKITSSKYYTPSGKSIHKIGIEPDLEIKSPDFSEEEALIYKEIFDKKLIEGFLKGKKSITEQEIDFFVENLIKENPKYKIDKEFLGKYVFFNYYQDNNKELPIYNLHYDKALKAACEYLSKS, from the coding sequence ATGAAAAATAAATTTTTAATATGCGTGTATTTTTTATTGACTTTAGGTATAAGCTCTCTAGTAATTGTTGAATCTATTTTTGCTTTTGATGAATCTAATAATAAGTTGTCAAGATCTAGTTATGAGCAAATGATGATTCAAGCTTTTGAATTTGTAAAAGAAAATTATGTTGATCCTGTAAGTGATGAAGTAATTTTTGAAGGCGCTTTAAAAGGAATATTTCAAGCCTTAGGTGATCCTTATTCTCAATATTTGACAAAAAAGGATTTAGAAGAAATTTCAAAAACAACGGTAGGAGATTATGTTGGTATTGGAATTTCTATAATAAAAAAAATGCATTCTCAAGATAAGCAAGACAAGACAAAAGATCTTGATCCTAATAGTGCTTGTGTTTCTATTGTTACACCTTTTGAGGGAGGTCCGGCTTATAAGGCTGGAATTAAATCTGGAGATTGTATTACTGCTGTTGATGGCAAGAGTGTTTTTTCTATGGAGGTAGATCAAGTTGTTGATCTTTTAAAGGGCAAAGAGGGTACAAAAGTCAAAGTGTCTATTCTTAGGGGAAAAAATTTAACATTGGATTTTGAACTTACAAGAGAGAAAATAGAAATACAAACAATCAAGTATGATGTTATTAATTCAGATATTGGTTATATAAGAATAGTGAGCTTTAATCCACACACTTCTGCAGATTTTAGTAAAGCTTTAGACAATCTCAAGAATAGGAACATTAAATCTTTAATTTTAGATTTAAGACTTAATACCGGAGGGTATTTTCAAGCGGCTATAAAAATGGCGGATGATATTTTATCTAAAGGAACTATTGTTTCTACAAGGTCAAGAAATTCTACTAAGCCTATTGATTATAAGGCAAGCTCAAAACAAATTTTATCCTCAGATATAAAAATTGTTGCTTTAATAGATAGAGCATCAGCATCAGCTTCAGAGGTTTTTGTAGGAGCCTTAAAAGATAATAAAAGAGCCTATATCATAGGTGAGAAGTCTTATGGCAAAGGGCTTATTCAGCACGTAGTTCCTTTTTATACTGGCGGATTTAAAATTACAAGTTCAAAGTATTATACTCCATCTGGAAAGAGTATTCATAAGATTGGGATTGAGCCTGATTTGGAAATAAAATCCCCAGACTTTTCTGAGGAGGAAGCATTAATATATAAAGAAATTTTTGATAAGAAGCTAATAGAAGGCTTTTTAAAGGGTAAAAAATCTATTACTGAACAAGAAATTGATTTTTTTGTTGAGAATCTTATTAAAGAAAATCCAAAATATAAAATTGATAAAGAATTTTTAGGCAAGTATGTGTTTTTTAATTACTATCAAGATAATAATAAAGAACTACCAATTTATAATCTACATTATGACAAGGCTTTAAAAGCGGCTTGTGAGTATTTATCTAAAAGTTAG
- a CDS encoding LolA family protein, protein MIKTLLFLFVLYPVALFAQISANQYFEGIYAKYQNIGDMQATINFTLKGLKQTGVLLYKFPDKFIINLDSNNQVFVSDGEFLTVYVPSLGTSFKQQLIKGSSGGGLMKVLNSEYSVSYTNSPNLEALDSSDSGKYIKLTFSRKLYKGAATINSFIIAFTPDGIIRRITAYPTSGGREIVIDLAAVKFNVGILDSKFNYDPPKSSNKVDNFLYDIKKN, encoded by the coding sequence ATGATAAAAACACTACTTTTTTTATTTGTTTTGTATCCTGTTGCTTTGTTTGCTCAAATATCTGCAAATCAATATTTTGAAGGAATTTATGCTAAATATCAAAATATAGGGGATATGCAAGCAACAATTAATTTCACTTTAAAAGGATTAAAGCAAACAGGTGTTTTGCTTTATAAGTTCCCAGACAAGTTTATTATTAATCTAGATTCAAATAATCAAGTTTTTGTAAGTGATGGTGAATTTTTAACAGTTTATGTTCCATCTCTTGGGACTTCGTTTAAGCAGCAATTAATAAAAGGTAGCAGTGGGGGGGGGCTTATGAAAGTTTTAAATAGTGAGTACAGCGTGTCTTATACTAATTCTCCAAATTTAGAAGCTCTCGATTCATCTGATTCTGGAAAATATATTAAATTAACCTTTTCTAGAAAGCTTTACAAGGGGGCTGCTACTATTAATTCTTTTATTATTGCTTTTACTCCGGATGGAATAATTAGAAGAATTACTGCTTATCCTACTAGTGGTGGGCGTGAAATAGTTATTGATTTAGCTGCTGTGAAGTTTAATGTTGGAATTCTTGATAGTAAATTTAACTATGATCCTCCAAAATCTTCAAATAAGGTAGATAATTTTTTATATGATATTAAAAAAAATTAA
- a CDS encoding MinD/ParA family protein, protein MIIIPVASGKGGVGKSLFSVNIAICLANEGKSVLLVDLDLGASNLHSMLNITPKKSIGTFLKTKINFSDIIIKSGIKNLNFIAGDSDIPELANIAVSQKNTIIRNLKSLKYDYLVIDLGAGTTFNIIDFFLMSKRGVIVTTPTVTAAMNAYLFLKNIIFRLLSSVFKKGTKGNEILKTIKQNSIDLQKVYIPNLLLKLESEDPENYSKFNKLFKTICPFMIFNMLKAPNDIEKTEKIIKSAKNYLSINLQSIGAIYKDEIVDQALNSKIPITIYKPTSPTSKSIKKIAKKLLEIKDLTNDAEFLNEEDLNESYDFVLREAQEEYIEKIEYLESLIKNKTIDSSEIIDIIKSQKREIETLKKQNMLFKKKLFEKLEKTKEV, encoded by the coding sequence TTGATTATCATTCCTGTAGCCAGTGGTAAGGGGGGGGTTGGCAAATCCCTTTTCTCCGTAAACATAGCAATTTGCCTGGCAAATGAAGGGAAAAGTGTCTTGCTTGTTGATCTTGACCTTGGAGCATCTAATTTACACTCAATGTTAAACATTACACCAAAAAAAAGTATAGGCACCTTTTTAAAAACAAAAATTAATTTCTCAGATATTATTATTAAATCCGGAATTAAAAATCTAAACTTCATCGCAGGAGATTCAGATATTCCAGAACTTGCTAATATAGCTGTTTCTCAAAAAAACACTATAATAAGAAATTTAAAATCTTTAAAATACGATTACTTAGTGATTGATCTTGGGGCAGGAACAACCTTTAATATCATAGACTTTTTTTTAATGTCAAAAAGAGGGGTAATAGTAACAACACCAACAGTAACAGCGGCAATGAATGCATATTTATTTCTTAAAAATATAATATTTAGACTGTTATCAAGCGTGTTTAAAAAAGGAACAAAAGGAAATGAAATCCTCAAAACAATAAAACAAAATTCAATCGATCTTCAAAAAGTATATATACCTAATTTGCTGTTAAAACTAGAAAGCGAAGATCCTGAAAATTACTCCAAATTTAATAAATTGTTTAAAACAATTTGCCCTTTTATGATATTTAATATGCTCAAAGCTCCAAACGATATTGAAAAAACCGAAAAAATAATAAAATCAGCAAAAAACTATTTAAGCATAAATTTACAAAGTATTGGAGCAATCTATAAAGATGAAATAGTTGATCAAGCTTTAAATAGCAAAATCCCTATTACTATCTACAAACCTACAAGCCCAACTTCTAAAAGTATAAAAAAAATTGCAAAAAAATTGCTAGAAATTAAAGATTTAACAAATGATGCTGAGTTTTTAAACGAAGAAGATTTAAATGAAAGTTATGACTTCGTACTAAGAGAAGCTCAAGAAGAATATATTGAAAAAATTGAATATCTTGAATCGTTGATAAAAAATAAAACGATAGACAGTAGCGAAATTATTGATATAATAAAATCTCAAAAAAGAGAAATCGAAACATTAAAAAAACAAAATATGTTATTTAAAAAAAAGCTTTTTGAAAAGCTTGAAAAGACTAAGGAGGTCTAA
- a CDS encoding CarD family transcriptional regulator, with protein sequence MAFLLNQSVVYPMHGVGTIKDIKTKEFNGEIIDYYEIHFPFNDMIFMVPVAKVDDFGIRALVSREKVEEVFDVIKKFEGQIDSKKIKDGGHEFYKKSDILDTAKLYKFLYKKSTQKELPFYEKRILNDFELILEHEISLALQISFEEAKKKIKNILFDGKKA encoded by the coding sequence ATGGCATTTTTGCTAAATCAATCAGTAGTTTATCCAATGCATGGAGTAGGTACGATTAAGGATATTAAAACTAAAGAGTTTAATGGTGAGATTATTGATTATTATGAAATACATTTTCCATTTAATGATATGATTTTTATGGTTCCTGTTGCTAAAGTTGACGATTTTGGGATTAGAGCTTTGGTTAGCAGGGAAAAGGTAGAAGAAGTTTTTGATGTTATTAAAAAGTTTGAAGGTCAAATAGATTCAAAAAAAATAAAAGATGGTGGTCATGAATTTTATAAAAAAAGCGATATTTTGGATACAGCAAAGTTATATAAATTTTTATATAAAAAATCTACTCAAAAAGAACTTCCTTTTTACGAAAAAAGGATTTTAAATGATTTTGAGTTAATACTGGAGCACGAGATTAGCTTAGCTTTGCAGATTAGCTTTGAAGAAGCTAAGAAGAAGATTAAAAATATTTTATTCGATGGTAAAAAGGCTTAA
- a CDS encoding 16S rRNA (uracil(1498)-N(3))-methyltransferase, with translation MKQIVLDANCLVGDFIIVKDMRIYHHLVNVRRLKKGDKLNILLKDKELRVSEIVNIGSNFIKFATNKIDKIEKNNFEISMFISSLKGKKIDSVLRQVVEIGVSEINIINADHSVSKIDINSTSAKTLRFSKIIDETLKQSGNKIVPKINFYNNFFYLPYSFCTTRYYVAHQSGVTLSKNENFDNFSKIGIIIGPEGCFSNSEIAFFKEKGFNFVRFNTPVLRADTAIIYSLACFKVLLEDCNG, from the coding sequence GTGAAGCAAATTGTTTTAGATGCTAATTGTTTAGTAGGTGATTTTATTATTGTTAAAGATATGAGAATATATCATCATCTTGTTAATGTAAGACGACTTAAAAAGGGCGATAAGCTGAACATTCTTTTAAAAGATAAGGAATTAAGGGTGTCAGAAATAGTGAATATTGGTAGTAATTTTATTAAGTTTGCTACCAATAAAATAGATAAAATTGAAAAAAATAATTTTGAGATAAGTATGTTTATTTCTAGTTTAAAGGGTAAAAAAATAGATTCGGTTTTAAGACAGGTTGTTGAAATTGGAGTTTCAGAAATTAATATTATTAATGCAGATCATTCTGTGTCTAAAATAGATATAAATAGTACATCTGCCAAAACTTTAAGATTTTCAAAAATAATAGATGAGACCTTAAAACAAAGCGGTAATAAAATTGTTCCTAAAATTAATTTTTATAATAATTTTTTTTATTTACCCTATTCTTTTTGTACCACTAGATATTATGTTGCTCATCAAAGTGGAGTGACTTTAAGCAAGAATGAAAATTTTGATAATTTTAGCAAAATTGGAATTATAATAGGGCCTGAAGGATGTTTTTCAAATTCAGAAATTGCCTTTTTTAAGGAGAAAGGTTTTAATTTTGTAAGATTTAACACTCCCGTTTTACGAGCGGATACGGCTATTATTTATTCACTTGCTTGTTTTAAGGTATTATTAGAGGATTGTAATGGCTAA
- the amrB gene encoding AmmeMemoRadiSam system protein B, whose amino-acid sequence MVENIFYLNNTNSLSFKLKEKKTHKAILISYGNYEFFLKNEYLFTKIISNQTNNIFIISEAESNFLINISNHHVWRIFNKNIKVNLKILNLLRNLNFINIDDALIENDHKIEITLNFISNIKKNIKIIPIIFGKAWNKHLIKFCEFLTPFISKKENSFIFLSYFTSKSTNIKKVLKLEENLKRIFLEKEPPNLNLILENYKSKKIFPENINAIMVISSLFKNFEFIDSKITTNSPEYLISSSILIT is encoded by the coding sequence TTGGTTGAAAACATATTTTATTTAAATAATACAAACAGCTTATCATTTAAGTTGAAAGAAAAAAAAACTCACAAAGCCATTCTAATAAGTTATGGAAACTATGAGTTTTTTTTAAAAAATGAATATTTGTTTACCAAAATAATATCAAATCAAACTAATAATATATTTATAATCTCTGAAGCTGAAAGCAATTTTTTAATTAATATATCTAATCATCATGTATGGAGAATTTTTAATAAAAATATTAAAGTAAACCTCAAAATATTAAATTTATTAAGAAATTTAAATTTTATCAATATAGACGATGCCCTAATCGAAAATGATCATAAAATTGAAATTACATTGAATTTTATTAGTAATATAAAGAAAAATATAAAAATAATTCCAATAATTTTTGGGAAAGCTTGGAATAAACATTTAATAAAATTTTGTGAGTTTTTAACACCTTTTATAAGCAAAAAAGAAAATTCATTTATTTTTCTATCTTACTTTACTTCAAAATCCACAAATATAAAAAAAGTCCTAAAGCTTGAAGAAAATTTAAAGCGCATTTTTCTTGAAAAAGAACCGCCAAACCTCAATCTAATACTAGAGAACTATAAATCAAAAAAAATATTTCCAGAAAACATAAATGCAATCATGGTTATTTCAAGTCTTTTTAAAAATTTTGAATTTATAGACTCAAAAATAACAACTAACTCCCCAGAATACTTGATATCAAGCAGCATTCTGATAACATAA
- the pyk gene encoding pyruvate kinase, which produces MISKLTKIVATISDLRCEPEHIKDLYDAGVNVIRLNTAHQSHEDTIKVINNVRKISNKIALMIDTKGPEVRTANIENPIIVKTGDKVIISTLPINEPNNFQTNYDGFVKEVPQGSKVLIDDGELEMTVVSKLPDRLICEIKNDGQIKNKKSINTPGISLKLQSVTEKDKGFIELAAKYNVDFIAHSFVRHSKDVQDVQKILNDVGNPDVKIISKIENQEGIDNIEEIVKVSYGIMVARGDMGVEIPAEDVPIAQLKITQTCIKYGIPVITATQMLHTMIENPRPTRAEVSDIANAILNGTDAIMLSGETAYGKYPIAAVKMMTSIAKKVEKHRKMTLYKDELFYDKSITRNYIIKCAIDATKLMDVKAIIVDSLKGKTARIMATYRASVPLFITTNSERLARELTLSYGVYSNLVDNNFKRTTEFVVTSLKILKEQGIVNDKDTVIIISGNPNRNIDKGTEFMEINTVEDAIKGRNI; this is translated from the coding sequence ATGATTTCAAAGTTAACAAAAATTGTAGCAACAATATCTGATCTTAGATGCGAACCAGAACATATAAAAGATTTATACGATGCGGGGGTAAACGTCATAAGATTAAACACTGCCCATCAATCACACGAAGATACAATAAAAGTAATAAACAATGTTCGAAAAATTTCAAATAAAATAGCTCTAATGATCGACACAAAAGGACCCGAAGTTAGAACAGCAAATATTGAAAATCCTATTATTGTAAAAACTGGAGACAAAGTAATCATTTCAACTTTACCTATTAATGAACCCAATAACTTCCAAACTAATTATGACGGATTTGTCAAAGAGGTACCTCAAGGATCTAAAGTACTAATCGATGATGGTGAGCTTGAAATGACTGTTGTTTCCAAACTGCCTGACCGATTAATTTGTGAAATTAAAAATGATGGTCAAATTAAAAATAAAAAATCAATCAATACTCCCGGCATTTCTCTTAAACTACAATCAGTAACTGAAAAAGACAAAGGATTTATTGAGCTTGCAGCAAAATATAATGTTGATTTTATTGCCCATTCGTTTGTAAGGCATTCTAAAGATGTTCAAGATGTTCAAAAAATTTTAAATGACGTTGGAAATCCTGATGTAAAAATCATATCTAAAATCGAAAATCAAGAAGGAATTGATAATATTGAAGAAATTGTAAAAGTATCTTATGGAATAATGGTTGCAAGAGGAGATATGGGCGTTGAAATTCCTGCAGAAGATGTACCCATTGCTCAACTTAAAATCACACAAACCTGCATAAAGTATGGAATACCTGTGATTACAGCAACTCAAATGCTTCATACAATGATTGAAAATCCAAGACCTACTAGAGCAGAAGTATCTGATATTGCTAATGCTATTTTAAACGGAACAGACGCAATTATGCTATCTGGAGAAACCGCTTACGGGAAATATCCAATTGCAGCTGTAAAAATGATGACAAGCATTGCTAAAAAAGTTGAAAAACACAGAAAAATGACCTTATATAAAGATGAACTTTTCTACGATAAAAGCATTACAAGAAACTATATTATCAAATGTGCAATCGATGCCACAAAACTTATGGATGTAAAAGCAATTATTGTAGATTCTCTAAAAGGTAAAACTGCAAGAATAATGGCAACTTACAGAGCAAGTGTTCCATTGTTCATTACAACAAATAGCGAAAGATTGGCAAGAGAATTAACATTATCTTATGGGGTTTATTCTAATCTTGTAGACAACAATTTTAAAAGAACTACTGAATTTGTAGTAACTTCTCTTAAAATATTAAAAGAACAAGGTATTGTTAATGATAAAGACACTGTAATAATTATTTCCGGCAACCCAAATAGAAATATTGACAAAGGAACAGAATTTATGGAAATAAACACAGTAGAAGATGCAATCAAGGGGCGAAATATATAA
- the lgt gene encoding prolipoprotein diacylglyceryl transferase yields MPNYINYPSWLHPEVIQGIPITWYSLSYIFIILISYKFIWYQIQLDRIDIKKEDYETFMFSLVLGAILGGRLASTLVYDQSGIYYSHPWLILLPFDQHWNFTGFRGMAIHGGFLGAIIAPLIIINTKLKNTNVQKYFLKLTDYGSIAFSSGYILGRLANFANAELYGRVMKGGIIFPNAEPFDTNIPGVKEFASSVGLEILPHDLLINLPRIPSQLIEGFFEGPVTFILLWFLFRRIKKHDGFVFGTYIMLYAFFRFFIEYLREPDKELGFIINYKPIESLSEFSFLNISMGQILSLTLMLFGLIWIIITKKIANKKNNINTNLAYKN; encoded by the coding sequence ATGCCAAATTATATAAATTACCCAAGCTGGTTACACCCTGAAGTGATTCAAGGCATACCAATCACATGGTATAGCCTATCTTACATTTTTATTATATTAATTTCTTATAAATTTATTTGGTATCAAATACAATTAGATAGAATTGATATCAAAAAAGAAGATTACGAAACATTTATGTTCTCACTTGTACTTGGGGCAATTTTAGGAGGCAGATTAGCATCTACCTTGGTTTATGACCAATCAGGAATTTATTATTCTCATCCTTGGTTAATCCTTTTACCATTCGATCAACATTGGAACTTTACAGGCTTTAGGGGTATGGCCATTCATGGCGGTTTTTTAGGCGCAATTATTGCCCCTCTAATCATAATAAATACAAAACTTAAAAATACAAATGTTCAAAAATATTTTCTAAAACTAACAGACTATGGATCAATAGCTTTTTCCTCTGGATACATACTTGGAAGACTTGCTAATTTCGCAAATGCGGAACTTTATGGAAGAGTGATGAAAGGGGGAATAATATTTCCTAATGCAGAACCATTTGACACAAATATACCAGGTGTAAAAGAATTTGCATCATCCGTAGGGCTTGAAATTTTGCCTCATGATCTGCTAATCAACCTCCCAAGAATACCTTCTCAACTTATTGAAGGATTTTTCGAAGGGCCTGTAACTTTTATATTATTATGGTTTTTATTTAGAAGAATAAAAAAACATGATGGATTTGTTTTTGGTACATACATAATGCTTTACGCTTTTTTTAGATTTTTTATTGAATATTTAAGAGAGCCAGATAAAGAACTTGGATTTATAATAAACTACAAACCAATTGAAAGTCTGTCCGAATTTTCTTTTTTAAACATATCAATGGGCCAGATTCTCTCACTAACACTAATGCTCTTTGGTTTAATCTGGATAATAATAACTAAGAAAATCGCAAATAAAAAAAACAACATTAATACTAACTTGGCATACAAAAATTAA
- a CDS encoding NFACT RNA binding domain-containing protein — protein MSLNYVEINTLIKEIPFTNSLIKKIIQPDYKSLILEIYNKIENKKFKILISLNPNTTRFHITKKNYKKNALKLRFSEFLKSKIQNGKILKAFQMKNERIISLEILKKDIIILFIKLWPSSPNIIATNQNFKILDAYYRRPKIKETTGEIFLKAKEIHESNKVSDKKLMGLKEEYNNAGYTSYSEFLENYYESLGSQIKNTNIKELLIEKYKKDLIDLEKRIKSLKQQIKLIENIENEKEKGELILLNISKIQKGLKEINLLNYKEEKIKISLNQSLSAKENALQYFKAYKKGKNSFKTIQNQLKENLDKFNLIQSKITMLKVENFIPKEEYNQEKTTIKKKEKTPKMGLHFRSCGFEIIVGRSAKENDELLRHCVKGNDYWLHTRDYPGAYVFIKSQKNKTPCLEVLLAAGNLCVNYTKLAKKSGKADLYYTQVKNLRRVKNGKPGLVIPKAEKNLHIKLDENLIKKIKNQI, from the coding sequence ATGTCTTTGAATTACGTTGAAATAAATACTTTAATTAAAGAAATTCCTTTCACAAACTCTTTAATTAAAAAAATAATACAACCGGATTACAAAAGTTTGATTTTAGAGATTTACAATAAAATTGAAAATAAAAAATTTAAAATATTAATCTCTTTAAATCCAAACACTACTAGATTCCATATAACAAAAAAAAATTACAAAAAGAATGCCTTAAAATTAAGATTTTCTGAATTCTTAAAATCAAAAATTCAAAATGGAAAAATTCTAAAAGCTTTCCAAATGAAAAATGAAAGAATCATTTCTCTTGAGATTTTAAAAAAAGATATAATTATTTTATTTATTAAATTGTGGCCATCCTCTCCAAATATAATAGCTACAAACCAAAACTTTAAAATACTAGATGCTTATTACAGAAGACCCAAAATAAAAGAAACAACAGGTGAAATCTTTTTAAAAGCTAAAGAAATACATGAAAGCAATAAAGTGTCTGATAAAAAATTAATGGGGCTAAAAGAAGAATACAATAACGCTGGCTATACATCTTATTCTGAATTTCTTGAAAATTACTACGAATCACTCGGCAGTCAAATTAAAAACACCAATATAAAAGAATTACTTATTGAAAAATATAAAAAAGATCTAATTGATTTGGAGAAAAGAATAAAGTCTTTAAAACAACAAATCAAACTGATTGAAAACATTGAAAATGAAAAAGAAAAAGGTGAGTTGATTTTATTAAATATTAGCAAAATACAAAAAGGGCTTAAAGAAATAAACCTCTTAAATTATAAAGAAGAAAAAATAAAAATATCGTTAAATCAATCATTATCAGCAAAAGAAAATGCCTTACAATATTTTAAAGCATATAAAAAAGGAAAAAATTCTTTTAAAACTATACAAAATCAATTAAAAGAAAATCTAGATAAATTTAATCTTATTCAATCAAAAATAACTATGTTAAAAGTAGAAAATTTCATTCCAAAAGAAGAGTATAATCAAGAAAAAACTACTATTAAAAAAAAAGAAAAAACACCAAAGATGGGCTTGCATTTTAGATCTTGTGGATTTGAAATTATTGTCGGAAGAAGCGCAAAAGAAAACGATGAACTCTTAAGACATTGTGTTAAAGGAAATGACTATTGGCTTCATACAAGAGATTACCCTGGAGCTTATGTTTTTATTAAAAGTCAAAAAAATAAAACCCCTTGCCTTGAGGTACTTTTAGCTGCTGGTAATTTATGTGTGAATTATACAAAATTAGCAAAAAAATCGGGAAAAGCGGATCTTTACTACACTCAAGTTAAAAATTTAAGAAGAGTTAAAAATGGAAAGCCAGGCCTTGTAATTCCAAAAGCAGAAAAAAATTTACATATTAAGCTGGATGAAAATCTGATAAAAAAAATAAAAAATCAAATCTAA
- the rpmB gene encoding 50S ribosomal protein L28 → MARKCEITGKKTMFGSNVPRKGLAKKKGGAGQHIGVKTKRTFKVNLINKKFFIPDLGRSINIKVSASALRSISKLGLDAFLKKNCKKIENFL, encoded by the coding sequence ATGGCTAGGAAGTGCGAGATAACAGGGAAAAAAACTATGTTTGGAAGTAATGTTCCAAGAAAGGGCCTTGCCAAGAAAAAAGGTGGAGCTGGACAACATATTGGAGTAAAAACCAAAAGAACTTTTAAGGTTAATTTAATAAATAAAAAATTTTTTATTCCAGATCTTGGAAGGAGTATTAATATTAAGGTTTCTGCTAGTGCATTAAGAAGTATTTCAAAGTTAGGACTTGATGCTTTTTTAAAAAAAAATTGCAAAAAAATAGAGAACTTTTTATAG